The proteins below are encoded in one region of Rhododendron vialii isolate Sample 1 chromosome 7a, ASM3025357v1:
- the LOC131332861 gene encoding uncharacterized protein LOC131332861, translating into MRDALSAEFQLLKQGEKMNVAEYATEFTRLSPYASHLVDSEEKKTRRFEDGLRPDIAAAIKPMRLEMYAQVFDRAVIVEQGKISLRQFHDNKRKVGTSGGNNYNNSNKKPNAGNGSQGNKQNRNSRGGVPKCTTCGKNHYGACRGNNLGCFNYGQQGHIWKDCPKLTGANAISGNRNNHQANPNHTQGQNRNNNQGQVANNQQQGRAFALVPGDARNVEAVVAGDHQLPVDLVLMDIGHFDVILSMDWLSKNFATIDCNRKIVDFRDPSREKFQFKGSEIIVPPYLISAISARHLLRRKCVGYLCNVIDTIASSPTMSDIPIVCDFPEVFPEDLPGTPIE; encoded by the exons ATGCGAGATGCACTGAGTGCTGAATTTCAACTGCTAAAGCAAGGTGAAAAGATGAATGTAGCTGAGTATGCTACTGAATTTACAAGGTTATCCCCATATGCTTCGCATTTGGTGGATAGTGAAGAGAAGAAGACAAGGAGGTTTGAAGATGGATTGAGGCCAGATATTGCGGCAGCAATTAAACCTATGAGGTTGGAAATGTATGCACAAGTGTTTGATCGAGCGGTGATAGTGGAGCAAGGGAAAATATCTCTCCGCCAGTTTCATGATAATAAAAGGAAGGTAGGGACAAGTGGAGGAAACAACTACAATAACAGTAACAAGAAACCGAACGCTGGGAATGGAAGTCAGGGGAATAAGCAAAATAGGAATTCAAGGGGAGGAGTACCCAAATGTACAACTTGCGGGAAGAATCACTACGGGGCTTGCCGAGGCAACAATCTAGGGTGTTTCAACTATGGACAACAAGGTCACATTTGGAAGGATTGCCCAAAGCTGACAGGGGCAAATGCAATATCC GGCAACCGCAATAACCATCAGGCCAATCCGAACCACACGCAGGGGCAGAATCGAAACAACAATCAGGGACAAGTGGCTAACAACCAACAGCAAGGAAGGGCATTTGCATTAGTACCAGGAGATGCCAGGAATGTGGAAGCTGTGGTGGCAG GGGACCATCAATTACCCGTCGATCTAGTACTTATGGACATAGGGCATTTTGACGTTATTCTCAGCATGGATTGGCTATCCAAGAACTTCGCAACAATCGACTGTAATCGGAAGATTGTGGACTTTCGAGATCCGAGTCGAGAGAAGTTTCAATTCAAAGGGAGCGAAATAATCGTACCACCCTATTTAATCTCTGCCATTAGTGCCCGACATCTTTTGAGACGTAAGTGCGTGGGATACCTATGTAATGTGATTGATACAATCGCATCTAGTCCCACGATGTCTGACATTCCCATAGTTTGCGATTTTCCGGAGGTATTTCCAGAAGACCTTCCAGGAACCCCTATTGAATGA